Genomic window (Streptomyces yatensis):
CGGGCTCGTCTACGTCCTCGTTCTCCTCGGCCTGATCGCCGGCTCGTACGGGCTGCTGATGCGCCGCTACCGAAAGGTCGGCCTGTGACCACGATCGCCATCGACAACGTCTCCCGCTGGTTCGGGAACGTCGTGGCCGTCAACGACGTGACCATGGACATCGGCCCCGGTGTCACCGGGCTCCTCGGCCCCAACGGCGCCGGCAAGTCCACTCTCATCAACATGATGGGCGGCTTCCTGGCCCCCTCCACCGGGTCCGTGACCCTCGACGGCGCCCCGATCTGGCGCAATGAGCAGGCGTACCGCCACATCGGCATCGTCCCCGAGCGGGAGGCGATGTACGACTTCCTCACCGGCCGCGAGTTCGTGATCGCCAACGCCGAGCTGCACGGGCTGCCCGATCCGCGCGGTGCCGCCCGTAAGGCGCTCGACACCGTCGAGATGGACTACGCGGGCTCCCGGAAGATCTCCACGTACAGCAAGGGCATGCGCCAGCGCGTGAAGATGGCCTCCGCGCTGGTGCACGAGCCCTCGGTGCTCCTCCTGGACGAGCCGTTCAACGGTATGGACCCCCGGCAGCGGATGCAGCTCATGGATCTGCTGCGGCGGATGGGCGCGGAGGGCCGCACCGTGCTGTTCTCCTCGCACATCCTCGAGGAGGTCGAGCAGCTGGCGGCGCATATCGAGGTGATCGTCGCGGGGCGGCACGCCGCCTCCGGCGACTTCCGCAAGATCCGCCGGCTGATGACGGACCGTCCGCACCGCTATCTCGTACGGTCCAGCGACGACCGCGCGCTCGCGGCCGCCCTGATCGCCGACCCGTCGACCACCGGTATCCAGGTCGACGCGAGCACCGGCGCCGACGGCGGACTCCACATCCAGGCGGTCGACTTCGCCCGCTTCACCGAACTGCTGCCCCGGGTCGCCCGTGACCAGCACATCCGGCTCCTCACGGTCTCGCCCTCCGACGAGTCCCTGGAAAGCGTCTTCTCCTACCTCGTCGCGGCCTGAAAGGAGCCCATAGCGATGTCCTCGCTCTACCACCCCACCGTCGCACGGCTCACCTACCGGGCCCTGCTCGGCCGCCGCCGGGCGCTGATCCTCTTCTCACTCCCCGGTCTGCTGCTGTTGATCTCGATCGCCGTACGGCTGCTCACCGGAGCGGACGACGAGACGGCCGACGCGATCCTCGGCGGCTTCGCGATGGCCACCATGGTCCCGCTGATCGGCGTGATCGCCGGTACGGGCGCGATCGGCCCCGAGATCGACGACGGCTCGGTCATCTATCTGCTGGCCAAGCCGGTGAAGCGGCCGACGATCATCTTCACCAAGCTGATCGTGGCGATCGGCGTCACGGTCGCCTTCTCCGCGATCCCCACCCTGCTCGCGGGCTTCCTGCTGAACGGCAACGCCAATCAGCTGGCCGTCGGCTACGCCGTCGCCGCCGCCGTGGCCTCGGTCGCCTACAGCGCGGTCTTCCTGCTGCTGGGCACCGTGACCCGGCATGCGGTGATCGCGGGTCTTGTCTACGCCCTGGTGTGGGAGACCTTCTTCGGCAACCTGGTGGCCGGGGCCCGCAAGCTCAGCGTTCAGCAGTGGGCGCTGGCGCTCGGGCAGAAGGTCGCGGACGGCAATGTGATCACGTCGGATGTCGGCCTGGCGACCGGCGTCATCCTGCTGCTGGTCGTGACCGTGGCCGCGACCTGGTTCGCGGGTCGCAAGCTGCGCACGCTGACCCTCGCGGGGGAGGAGTGACCACCGGCGTGACCTGCGCGGCCCGCGCGATCCGCGTGAAGTGACACCCGGCGCCCGGAGGTTCGTGTACGCCTTACGGGCGCCAGGGTCACGTACGCGCCTTATGGCGTCCGGGAGTTCGTGCCCGCCCTATGGCGTCCGGGAGTTCGTGCCCGCCTTATAGCGCGCAGGAGTTCGTGCCCGCCTTACGGCCGCCACCGCGCAGGGATGGCGGAGCGGCCGCCGGTTGTCTCCGCGGTGGCGGCGGTCGTCGTGACGGCCGCCGCCGCGGCGTGTCCGGGGGCGGCGTTGGCCTGGCCCAGGGCGGAGGCCACGGCCGCGGACGAACCGAGCAGGACGGTCGCCGCCACACAGGCCACGGTCCAGGGGGCTCGCAGCAGCCGCCTGGACCGTGGCCGCCGGGTGCCTCCCGCCGTGGCGCGCATGCCGTGGGCGGTCTTCGCCTCGGCCATCCCGCTCATCCCGCTCATGCCGCTCATCCGGCTCATGCCGCTCATGCCGTCCTCCGGTCCTCGTCGATGCCGATAACACCGAGAGTGGCGGCGGGAGTTGTCGGCCGGCCCTCCGTGGCCTGAGGACCGGCTGTGAAGACGTGAGGCCGCTCAGGCTCAGGCCGTTCGGCCCTCCGGACCCTCAGGACCGCTCAGGACCGCTCAGGACCGGATCTTGCGGTCGCGTCCCGCGCCCAGGCCCAGCGCCGCCAGCACCCCGCACACCGCCAGCATCAGCGTGAGGGGCAGCCCCCAGCCGCCGATGGTCTGGTGCACCACGCCGAGCGCCAGCGGGCCCACCGCGGCCAGCAGATAGCCCCAGGTCTGCGCCATTCCGGACAGCCGCGCCGAGGTGTGGGCGTCCCCGGTCCGCAGCACCATCATGGTCAGCGCGAGCCCCACGGCCCCGCCCTGTCCGACGCCGATCAGCGTCGCCCAGACCCACGCCCCGGCGACGGGAGCCACCAGCAGGCCGGCGATACCGGCGCCCATGAGCGCCGCGACCGCGACGGCCAGCATCCGCTGGGAGCGCATCCGCCCGGCGAGGGTGGGCACCACGAACGAACCGACCATCTGCAGCATGGTGCTGAACGCGAACACCAGCCCGGCCGTGTTCTTGCTCATGCCGTGGTCGGTGAAGATCGTCGGCAGCCAGGCGATGCAGACGTACGCGATCGACGACTGCAACCCCATGAACAGCGTGACCTGCCAGGCCAGCGGGGAGCGGCTCAGCCTCGGCCCCGCCTCCGGCGTCGTCCTTACGGGCGTCGCCGCGGGCTCACCGTGGTGGGTACCGCGCCGTGCGAGCACCGTCTGGGGTATCCAGACCAGCGCCGCGACCGCCGCCAGCAGCGACCAGGAGGCGAGCGACCCCTGCCAGCCGCCGAGCGCGTTCTCCAGGGGCACGGCGGAGGCGGCGGAGACCGTCGCCCCGCCGATCATCGAGGTGGTGTAGAGCGCGGTCATCCCGGCGGCCCGGTGTGGGAAGTCCCGCTTGACCAGGCCCGGCATCAGCACATTGAGGAACGCGATCCCGCTGCCGACGAGGGCGCCCCCGGCGAAGAGCGCCATCACGGGCGATGCCACGCGCAGCAGGATGCCGCCCATCAGCAGCGCCAGCGCGCTCAGCAGCACCGCCTCGGTGCCCCAGCGCCGGGCGAGCCGGGGCGCGAAGGGCGAGGCCAGGCCCATGAAGATCAGCGGAATGGTCGTGACCAGGCTGCTCATGGTCGCGGACAGCCCGAAGTGGCCGCTGATCTCGCCGAGCAGCGGGGAGACCCCGGCGAGCGCGGCCCGCATGTTGAGCGACGCCAGCACGATGCCGATCAGAAGAAGGGCGGGGTGGGCCCGCAGGGCGCGCCGCGCGGCGGCCACCTCGGGGGTCGGCCGCAGATCCGTCTCGGCGTCCACGAGCAGGGGTTCGGCCTCGGGGCCGGGGGTGTGCGGGCGTGGCAAGAAGAGCTCCGTTCCGGTCGTGGTGGGGGTGGGGTGGTCCGGGTCGCGGGGAGGCCCGCCGAGAGGTGGCTCAGCCGGTGGCGAGCAGGGTTTCGATGGCGCGTTTCGGCGCCTCCAGCAGCGCCCGCGCCGCCGCCTCGGCGGCCGCCGGGTCGCCGGAGGCGATGGCGTCGACCAGGGCGCGGTGGTCGGCGGGGACGATGCTCGGCACCTCGCGGTCGCCGAGCGAGGCCACCAGCGAGTCGCGCACCGAGCCGCTGAACCAGCCATAGGTCGCACTCAGCGCGGCGTTGTGCGCGGCCTCGACCACGGCGGTGTGGAATTCCAGGTCATGGGCGGCGTGCAGCTCATGATGGCTATCCGCAGGCGGCTCCCCGGCGTCCTCGAACGCCTCGAGCGACTCCAACGCCGCCCGCATCCGCCGCAGATCCTCGGGGCTGTGCCGAAGCGCGGCCAGCCGCGCACCCTCCGCCTCCAGTGCGATCCGCAGCTCCAGCACATCCCGGATCCCGGCGCGCCGCACTCCCCGCATGACCTCGGCGGGGTCGGTCGTGGAGACCACGAAGGTGCCCTCGCCCTGCCGTGACTGCAGCATCCCCGCGTGCACGAGAACACGAACCGCCTCGCGCACCGTGTTCCGGCCGACCTGGAGCTGTTCGGCGAGGGCATGCTCGGTGGGCACACGGTCGCCGACCTCCCACTCCCCCTCGGCGAGCTGCGCCCGCAGCTGCTCCACCACGGAGTCGACCAACGACTGCCGCCCAGCCGCCCGCAACGCCATCCCTCTCGGCTCCCTCACTTCGATTCACCCGGTTGCCCAGTCATCCTACAACTCGCGGCCGGAAAGCCCGGCGGACAGGGCGCCCACCCCGCCCACCGAGCTCCTCCGATCCGCTACGCGCGCCGCCGCTTGGCGCGCCGTGCCCGCCGCTGGACCGACTCGGCCTTGAGCGTGGCGACGTCCTTGCGGACCTCGGTCATGTCCTCACCGAGATCGCAGAGCCGCTCGCTCATGGCACAGATGACCCGCCCGTGCGCGTCGAGCCGCCGGTCCATACCGTCGAGCCGAGCGGAGACCCTGGCCATCCACGGCGCCAGCTCGCGCAGTGTGGAACCGACATCCGCCAGACACGCCTCGACGGCGTCGAGGCGGTTGCCGATCGGCCCGGCCAGCATCCGCTCGGTGAGGATGCGTTCGAACGGGAGCTGATCCGTCCCGACCTCCGGTCCGCTCCTGGCCGACTCCTCGACATCGAGCAGATAGGTTCGTACCCGCTTGGCGATATCGCTGTCCCGCAGCAACATCGCGACGTTGAGCACCGCCCGGCGGGGGTAGAGGGTCAGCTGGGTGCATGCCTGTGGATAACTCGGATCCCATAGGTCCATTGTGGACCTATGGAAGCCTTGCAGGTCAGCACCTCGGAGTGTGTGCATCCCGTTGCTGTGGAACTCCTCCCGGTGCCGTTTGGCCAGACTCTTGACGGCTTCTTCCCCAACCTCGAAGTACTCCGCGACCATGCGCGTGGTGATATGCAGCCCATCCGGCAGCATGGTCAGAACCTTGACCTTGTCGAGGACATCCGTCCGTTCGATGACGCTGTCGCGCAGTGCGCGCGACTCCAGTAGTGCGATCTCAGGTGGCATCTGTGTGCCTTCCGGTCTGAAGTTCGGGTGATGGTCACGCCCCACCAGCCAGGGGCTAGGCCGCCCGTATCCAGGGACCAGGAGCGGAGGCTGCCCACCTCTTTCGGACCCAACCGACGTGACATCGCTGCCCGTCGATCCGTCGCCCGGCCGAGGCTCCCACTCGCGTTGCCTCCGCGCATAACGCGTATATGGAAGAACGATCCGATCGCGTAAGGGTTACTCGCACCGCCTGCGTTGACGGATGTCGGCCTCACGCGGCGAAGGGGCGGGCGCCGTTGGGCGCCCGCCCCTTGTGGCTCGCGTCCTCCACGGCTCAGGCGTGGATCGGCTCCGCCGGGGATTGCTCCGGGGTCGGCTTCGGGAGTGCTCCGCCGGGGCCGCCGCGGACGACGGCGAGGACCAGGAGGCCCGCCGCCAGGGCCGCGATGCCGGAGATCAGGCAGATGCGGTCGAGTCCGGCCGCGAACGACTCGTGGACGAGTGTGCGGGCCGCGTCCGCGTGGGCCGGGGGCGCGGCGGCGATGACGGCGTCGGCGTGGCCGCCGCTGATGGCCTCGGCGGCCTGTCCGGTCGCCCGGGCCGGGACGGCGCCGCTGTCGTCGACCATGTCCCGCACCCGCG
Coding sequences:
- a CDS encoding ABC transporter ATP-binding protein; this translates as MTTIAIDNVSRWFGNVVAVNDVTMDIGPGVTGLLGPNGAGKSTLINMMGGFLAPSTGSVTLDGAPIWRNEQAYRHIGIVPEREAMYDFLTGREFVIANAELHGLPDPRGAARKALDTVEMDYAGSRKISTYSKGMRQRVKMASALVHEPSVLLLDEPFNGMDPRQRMQLMDLLRRMGAEGRTVLFSSHILEEVEQLAAHIEVIVAGRHAASGDFRKIRRLMTDRPHRYLVRSSDDRALAAALIADPSTTGIQVDASTGADGGLHIQAVDFARFTELLPRVARDQHIRLLTVSPSDESLESVFSYLVAA
- a CDS encoding ABC transporter permease subunit; its protein translation is MSSLYHPTVARLTYRALLGRRRALILFSLPGLLLLISIAVRLLTGADDETADAILGGFAMATMVPLIGVIAGTGAIGPEIDDGSVIYLLAKPVKRPTIIFTKLIVAIGVTVAFSAIPTLLAGFLLNGNANQLAVGYAVAAAVASVAYSAVFLLLGTVTRHAVIAGLVYALVWETFFGNLVAGARKLSVQQWALALGQKVADGNVITSDVGLATGVILLLVVTVAATWFAGRKLRTLTLAGEE
- a CDS encoding CynX/NimT family MFS transporter; translation: MPRPHTPGPEAEPLLVDAETDLRPTPEVAAARRALRAHPALLLIGIVLASLNMRAALAGVSPLLGEISGHFGLSATMSSLVTTIPLIFMGLASPFAPRLARRWGTEAVLLSALALLMGGILLRVASPVMALFAGGALVGSGIAFLNVLMPGLVKRDFPHRAAGMTALYTTSMIGGATVSAASAVPLENALGGWQGSLASWSLLAAVAALVWIPQTVLARRGTHHGEPAATPVRTTPEAGPRLSRSPLAWQVTLFMGLQSSIAYVCIAWLPTIFTDHGMSKNTAGLVFAFSTMLQMVGSFVVPTLAGRMRSQRMLAVAVAALMGAGIAGLLVAPVAGAWVWATLIGVGQGGAVGLALTMMVLRTGDAHTSARLSGMAQTWGYLLAAVGPLALGVVHQTIGGWGLPLTLMLAVCGVLAALGLGAGRDRKIRS
- a CDS encoding FadR/GntR family transcriptional regulator is translated as MALRAAGRQSLVDSVVEQLRAQLAEGEWEVGDRVPTEHALAEQLQVGRNTVREAVRVLVHAGMLQSRQGEGTFVVSTTDPAEVMRGVRRAGIRDVLELRIALEAEGARLAALRHSPEDLRRMRAALESLEAFEDAGEPPADSHHELHAAHDLEFHTAVVEAAHNAALSATYGWFSGSVRDSLVASLGDREVPSIVPADHRALVDAIASGDPAAAEAAARALLEAPKRAIETLLATG